The following proteins are encoded in a genomic region of Capsicum annuum cultivar UCD-10X-F1 unplaced genomic scaffold, UCD10Xv1.1 ctg1707, whole genome shotgun sequence:
- the LOC124890389 gene encoding transmembrane ascorbate ferrireductase 2-like has product MAVPVVKFPIFLLVRVIGIAVAALVLTWNVRYRGGLALISDNKAQIFNVHPVLMVTSLVLINGEAMLVYKTVSGTKNFRKSVHLFLQFMAFFLSLIGLWAAWKFHNDKGIDNFYSLHSWLGLACLFLFGVQWAVGFATFWYPGGSRNSRATLLPWHVFLGIYIYALAIATCATGFLEKATFLQTSHIISRYSTEALLVNCLGVLIVVLGGLVILAVISPMNGRGDIIRETAE; this is encoded by the exons ATGGCGGTGCCGGTGGTAAAGTTTCCGATTTTCCTATTGGTTAGAGTCATTGGAATTGCAGTGGCAGCGTTGGTGTTGACGTGGAATGTGCGTTACAGAGGAGGTTTAGCACTCATCTCTGACAACAAAGCTCAAATCTTTAAC GTTCATCCTGTTTTAATGGTAACCAGCCTCGTCCTTATAAATGGTGAAG CTATGCTGGTGTACAAGACAGTCTCCGGAACAAAGAACTTCCGGAAATCAGTTCATCTTTTCCTGCAGTTCATGGCTTTCTTTTTGAGTCTAATTGGTCTATGGGCTGCTTGGAAGTTTCATAATGACAAAGGAATCGACAACTTTTACAGTCTTCACTCATGGTTGGGCCTAGCTTGTCTTTTTCTATTTGGTGTCCAG TGGGCTGTTGGTTTTGCGACTTTCTGGTATCCAGGTGGTTCAAGGAACAGTAGAGCGACTCTCCTACCATGGCATGTCTTTcttggcatatatatatatgctcttgctattgctacttgTGCTACTGGATTCTTAGAGAAAGCTACATTCcttcaaacaagccacataaTCTCACGCTATTCCACCGAGGCATTACTAGTGAATTGCTTGGGTGTCTTGATTGTTGTTTTGGGTGGATTGGTTATTCTAGCCGTCATCTCTCCAATGAATGGAAGAGGTGACATTATCAGAGAGACAGCAGAATAA